Part of the Tidjanibacter massiliensis genome is shown below.
CGGCGGATTGGAAGGCGGAACCCGCCGTTTCGTGGATTAAGATAACGGAGACGGGAAAGAACAGCTTCGTCCTGACGGTGGATGACAGCAATGTCGCCGAAGAAAGGGAGGGCATTATCACCGTGACGGCCGGCCAGGCAACGGTGGAGGTGAAAGTTTCGCAGCTTCCGATGGATACGGAGTTCGCACGTTTCCGTACCATGTATGAATACGAGAACGGCATGGTGATGTCGCCGAGCGGCAAGTATGCCGGCGGCTTCTATGCTACGCTGGACGAGGACGGTTCGCTGCTTTATCATGCCGTCGTCACCGAGGTCGAGACGGACAGGAAATACGAATTCGGCCCGTACCCGATATCGCTGTTCGAATTCGGATACCCGAACGCAATAACCGACCAGGGAACCATCGTTTTCAGCACCAAGACGGCCGGGAACTACGTCATCAATCTCGACGGTACCTATTATGAGCTTGCCACGCCGACAGGGATGAGTGCGCATCCGAGTGTGGCGAGTACCTCCGCGGACGGCAATGTTTGGGTCGGTTATGCCATGAAAAGCATGAACGACGGCCACGGTTCGCTCTACTGGCCGCTGAAATGGGTGGACGGTGAAGCGCAGGAGCTGAAGATGCCCGCCACGAGTTACAGGGGCGAAGAGTACACCAGCGCCCAGTTCCTGAACGGTGTGATGGCCCGCGGCATTTCGGCCAACGGCGAAATCATCTACGGTTCGACCTGGGATAACTTCGATTTCGGCATGGTTTATTGGGACAGGAGCGGGGAGCCTCATTTCGTGGGCGAAGATGTGCGTAAGGTAAAGCCTGTACAGCGGTCCGACGGTATGGGCGACTACTATGATTACAACCTCGTGGACGG
Proteins encoded:
- a CDS encoding BACON domain-containing protein, with the protein product MFKRLRIIFVIVAAAFAWACNNGGSTETHYIKLSDSALTFNGAGNASRTVTVASSPADWKAEPAVSWIKITETGKNSFVLTVDDSNVAEEREGIITVTAGQATVEVKVSQLPMDTEFARFRTMYEYENGMVMSPSGKYAGGFYATLDEDGSLLYHAVVTEVETDRKYEFGPYPISLFEFGYPNAITDQGTIVFSTKTAGNYVINLDGTYYELATPTGMSAHPSVASTSADGNVWVGYAMKSMNDGHGSLYWPLKWVDGEAQELKMPATSYRGEEYTSAQFLNGVMARGISANGEIIYGSTWDNFDFGMVYWDRSGEPHFVGEDVRKVKPVQRSDGMGDYYDYNLVDGIICYASASQVSPNGKWLAGTYRKEELADDEMSIEETYYAAFFNTETGTTYIIDEYGPTTGCGVTDDGEGFVGIGSSMCTSSIVVDVETGIKLGTAQEWVYDTFGIHVPDCRLELCCAGKEVITGATPLSDAVLGIVDGYFYVAPPAGK